One Perognathus longimembris pacificus isolate PPM17 chromosome 2, ASM2315922v1, whole genome shotgun sequence DNA segment encodes these proteins:
- the Tacr2 gene encoding substance-K receptor, which yields MGAYAMGTDINISSGPEGNATGITAFSMPSWQLALWATAYVVLVLVAVTGNATVIWIILAHQRMRTVTNYFIINLALADLCMAAFNAAFNFVYASHNIWYFGQAFCYFQNLFPITVTFVSIYSMTAIAADRYMAIVHPFQPRLSALSTKAVIAGIWLVALALAFPQCFYSAIIVDQGATKCVVAWPKDSKSKTLLLYHLVVIVLIYFLPLVVMFLAYSVIGLTLWRRAIPTHQAHGANLRHLTAKKKFVKAMVLVVVTFAVCWLPYHLYFILGSFQEDIYYHKFIQQVYLALFWLAMSSTMYNPIIYCCLNHRFRSGFRLAFRCCPWVTPTQEDKMELTHTPSLSIRVNRCHTKDTLFMTGDITPSEATNGQAGGP from the exons ATGGGGGCCTATGCCATGGGAACTGATATCAACATCTCTTCTGGCCCCGAGGGCAATGCCACGGGCATCACAGCCTTCTCCATGCCCAGCTGGCAGCTGGCATTATGGGCCACTGCTTACGTggtcctggtgctggtggctgtgACAGGCAATGCCACAGTCATCTGGATCATCCTGGCTCATCAGAGGATGCGCACAGTCACCAACTACTTCATCATCAACCTGGCGCTGGCTGACCTCTGCATGGCCGCCTTCAACGCCGCCTTCAATTTTGTCTACGCCAGCCACAACATCTGGTATTTTGGCCAGGCCTTCTGCTACTTCCAGAATCTTTTCCCCATCACAGTCACGTTTGTCAGCATCTACTCCATGACCGCCATCGCCGCTGacag GTACATGGCCATCGTCCACCCCTTCCAGCCTCGGCTCTCTGCACTCAGCACCAAGGCAGTTATAGCAGGCATCTGGCTGGTGGCCCTGGCCCTCGCCTTCCCCCAGTGCTTCTACTCTGCCATCATTGTGGACCAGGGTGCCACCAAGTGCGTGGTGGCCTGGCCCAAAGACAGCAAGAGCAAAACGCTCCTTCT ATACCATCTTGTGGTGATCGTCCTCATCTACTTCCTGCCCCTCGTGGTAATGTTCTTGGCCTACAGCGTCATTGGCCTCACCCTCTGGAGACGGGCTATTCCCACACACCAGGCACATGGAGCCAACCTGCGCCACCTGACAGCCAAGAAGAAG TTTGTAAAGGccatggtgctggtggtggtgaccTTTGCCGTGTGCTGGCTGCCCTACCACCTCTACTTCATCCTGGGCAGCTTCCAGGAGGACATCTACTACCACAAGTTCATCCAGCAGGTCTACCTCGCACTCTTCTGGCTGGCCATGAGCTCCACCATGTATAACCCCATCATTTACTGCTGCCTCAACCACAG gttTCGCTCTGGATTCCGGCTTGCTTTCCGGTGCTGCCCATGGGTCACACCAACCCAGGAAGATAAGATGGAGCTGACTCACACGCCATCCCTCTCTATAAGAGTCAACAGATGTCACACCAAAGACACTTTGTTCATGACTGGGGACATAACCCCTTCTGAGGCTACCAATGGTCAAGCCGGGGGGCCTTAA